One part of the Dehalobacter sp. genome encodes these proteins:
- a CDS encoding DUF3102 domain-containing protein: MNVSSNSQPVANLNYTQALVLLGLPGGKTTTPKGVLFPCKKKPYTCKVS, from the coding sequence ATGAACGTCAGTTCAAATTCGCAACCGGTTGCGAATTTGAACTACACCCAGGCCCTCGTTCTTCTTGGGCTCCCGGGAGGAAAAACAACCACCCCTAAAGGAGTATTATTTCCCTGCAAAAAGAAACCTTACACGTGTAAGGTTTCTTAG